The Vibrio tasmaniensis genomic sequence CCATAGATGCCAGATTGAAGTGTCAATCCCATCTCTTGATAAGCGTGAAGGTACTCTTCAACTTGGAAGAACAGGAAGAAGCCAGCCAGAACAATGGTTATCTCTAGCCACACGATCAAAGCCATACGCTTATTTTGTTCAAGACTAATATGTGCCATGTGCAGCGTCACAGAAGAAAGTAGCAGGATAATGGTGTTCTTAAGCGGGATACCTTGCCAAGGCATGGCTTGTGTCGTCACGCCATCAGGTGTCGTCGTTAGCGGCCACATTGATTGAAACATCGGCCACAACACTTCATGGGTCATCACATTGTTGCCTGCGCCACCAATCCAAGGCACAGAAATCATTCGAGCGTAAAAAAGCGCACCAAAGAAGGCACCGAAGAACATGATTTCAGAGAAGATGAACCAACTCATTCCCTGTCGAAAAGAACGAGATATTTGCTCAGAATAAACACCACTTAATGATTCCGTGATTACATTGCTAAACCAACCTGCAAGCATGTAAAGCAACACACAACATCCGACTAACAGCACTGCTTTACCAAACACGCCACCAGCCGCATCAGTGCCCATATTTTGCACCGTCAAGCCAGCGCCAACCGCGACCAAAAACAGTGCGACGGCACCCACTAATGGCCAATGGCTTTGATGTGGAACGAAATAGACTTCCTTTTTAGAACTCATCGCC encodes the following:
- a CDS encoding cytochrome c oxidase subunit 3, which encodes MSSKKEVYFVPHQSHWPLVGAVALFLVAVGAGLTVQNMGTDAAGGVFGKAVLLVGCCVLLYMLAGWFSNVITESLSGVYSEQISRSFRQGMSWFIFSEIMFFGAFFGALFYARMISVPWIGGAGNNVMTHEVLWPMFQSMWPLTTTPDGVTTQAMPWQGIPLKNTIILLLSSVTLHMAHISLEQNKRMALIVWLEITIVLAGFFLFFQVEEYLHAYQEMGLTLQSGIYGNTFFLLTGFHGLHVCLGTIFLIVLLARVAKDHFTPKDHFAFQAGSWYWHFVDVVWLGLFVFVYVL